Proteins encoded in a region of the Triticum dicoccoides isolate Atlit2015 ecotype Zavitan chromosome 3A, WEW_v2.0, whole genome shotgun sequence genome:
- the LOC119269350 gene encoding F-box protein At4g18380-like — MHPKARIHADPAAPEPDRIDGLPDSLVLLILNKLEDVHSLGRCAAVCRRFSDLVPLVHDVYVKIDRVVAVDGDPDDALNLSPPKPRHIFSHLLKLMLFTIAKPFHGMRGPGGAGGGRPLFPRLAQHSPVQVLRGFSHVRNLRVELPSGDVGTEEGVLLRWRARYGSTLQSCVILGGTLVDRKPAGAAGHEASAAEDGGSMPESFYTNGGLKLRVVWTISSLIAASTRHYLLRSIVKEHPTLRSLVLADADGQGTLCMGAEQLAEFRENRLAASACSNRTQVPACSMKLKYAPYLELPGGLGLQGATLVVIKPSSDGAGGCHVGRKETEAFVSGAFDGPFRFAAKALMKRRTYLLEMNGF, encoded by the coding sequence ATGCATCCCAAGGCTCGCATCCACGCGGACCCGGCGGCGCCGGAGCCGGACCGGATCGACGGCCTGCCGGACTCGCTCGTGCTGCTCATCCTCAACAAGCTGGAGGACGTGCACTCGCTGGGCCGCTGCGCCGCCGTGTGCAGGCGCTTCAGCGACCTGGTCCCGCTCGTCCACGACGTCTACGTCAAGATCGACCGCGTGGTGGCCGTGGACGGCGACCCCGACGACGCGCTCAACCTCTCGCcccccaagccccgccacatctTCTCCCACCTCCTCAAGCTCATGCTCTTCACCATCGCCAAGCCGTTCCACGGCATGCGCGGcccgggcggcgcgggcggcggccggcCGCTGTTCCCGCGGCTCGCCCAGCACTCGCCCGTGCAGGTGCTCAGGGGCTTCTCCCACGTCCGCAACCTCCGGGTGGAGCTCCCCTCGGGCGACGtcggcacggaggagggggtgCTGCTCAGGTGGCGCGCCAGGTACGGCAGCACGCTCCAGAGCtgcgtcatcctcggcggcaccctcgtcgaCCGCAAGCCCGCCGGCGCTGCCGGGCACGAGGCGTcggcggcggaggacggcgggAGCATGCCGGAGTCCTTCTACACCAACGGCGGGCTGAAGCTGCGCGTGGTGTGGACCATCAGCTCCCTCATCGCCGCGTCGACGCGGCACTACCTGCTCCGGTCGATCGTCAAGGAGCATCCGACGCTGCGGAGCCTGGTGCTGGCGGACGCCGACGGGCAGGGGACGCTGTGCATGGGCGCGGAGCAGCTCGCGGAGTTCAGGGAGAACCGGCTGGCGGCCTCGGCGTGCTCCAACAGGACGCAGGTGCCGGCGTGCAGCATGAAGCTCAAGTACGCGCCGTACCTCGAGCTGCCCGGCGGCCTGGGGCTGCAGGGCGCGACCCTGGTCGTCATCAAGCCGTCCAGCGATGGAGCCGGCGGGTGTCACGTTGGCCGGAAGGAGACCGAAGCCTTTGTGTCCGGCGCGTTCGATGGGCCGTTCAGGTTCGCGGCCAAGGCGCTGATGAAGCGGCGCACCTATCTGCTGGAGATGAACGGGTTCTAG